One Natronolimnobius sp. AArcel1 genomic region harbors:
- a CDS encoding DUF4129 domain-containing protein — translation MSRNTLLLRLLAAVGAITAIALAAATLESPIESGGNGGIGDGDGGAPIEPEPMDQSDPGVTDIPVVLEYLLYALAIVLALAFVWYLLAHRRDAVRLIAAALALCLVIFGLVYVFTQGGGMDVEPPAPPEQPNETGGGGDGGSGDGDGSSFSMGPLLFVLGIITAIFVGGLFATRGTDDTDEVEPAQAEPEPAGHTDAAAVASAAGRAADRIDTADGDDVDNEIYRAWQEMTESLEVSRPESSTPREFARAAIDAGLEREHVDELTRLFEDVRYGDAETTPAMEERALEVLRHIEETYAEDAADETAASGGDQP, via the coding sequence GTGTCACGAAACACGCTCCTCCTTCGATTGCTCGCTGCGGTCGGTGCAATCACCGCAATTGCGCTGGCTGCCGCGACCCTTGAGTCCCCGATCGAAAGTGGCGGAAACGGTGGTATTGGTGACGGTGACGGTGGTGCACCAATCGAGCCAGAGCCGATGGACCAGTCTGATCCGGGCGTTACCGATATTCCGGTCGTCCTCGAGTATCTACTGTACGCGCTTGCAATCGTCCTTGCACTCGCGTTCGTCTGGTATTTGCTTGCCCACCGTCGCGATGCAGTCCGATTGATTGCTGCCGCATTAGCTCTCTGTCTCGTCATATTTGGACTCGTCTACGTGTTCACACAAGGCGGTGGAATGGATGTTGAGCCGCCAGCCCCACCCGAGCAGCCAAACGAAACCGGTGGCGGCGGTGATGGTGGTAGCGGCGACGGAGACGGCAGTTCGTTCTCTATGGGGCCGTTACTATTCGTCCTCGGTATCATTACCGCAATCTTCGTCGGTGGCCTGTTCGCTACTCGAGGAACGGATGACACCGACGAAGTCGAACCGGCCCAGGCAGAACCGGAACCAGCCGGACACACCGACGCCGCGGCGGTCGCAAGCGCGGCTGGCCGTGCTGCAGACCGGATCGACACCGCCGATGGCGACGACGTCGACAACGAAATCTATCGCGCTTGGCAGGAGATGACCGAGTCACTCGAGGTCAGTCGCCCCGAATCGAGCACACCGCGAGAGTTCGCACGCGCTGCAATCGATGCCGGTCTCGAGCGCGAACACGTCGATGAACTCACGCGCCTGTTCGAAGATGTCCGTTACGGCGACGCCGAGACGACACCCGCGATGGAAGAACGCGCCCTCGAAGTGCTTCGACACATCGAAGAGACGTACGCCGAAGACGCCGCCGACGAAACCGCGGCGTCCGGGGGTGACCAGCCATGA
- a CDS encoding 50S ribosomal protein L18e has protein sequence MSTKTNPRLNDLIAELKSTSRSSDADVWRDVADRLEKPRRSHAEVNLGRIERYAREEETVVVPGKVLGSGALQKSVTVAAVDFSSSAETKIEQVGESVPLEQLLEENPDGTEIRVIA, from the coding sequence ATGAGTACCAAGACTAATCCGAGGCTCAACGATCTCATCGCCGAGCTGAAGTCGACGTCCCGCAGTTCGGACGCCGACGTCTGGCGAGATGTTGCTGATCGACTCGAGAAGCCCCGGCGTTCCCACGCTGAGGTTAACCTGGGCCGCATCGAGCGATACGCACGCGAAGAAGAGACAGTCGTCGTTCCCGGCAAGGTGCTGGGTTCGGGCGCACTACAGAAATCGGTCACCGTCGCTGCCGTCGACTTCTCGTCGTCGGCCGAGACGAAGATCGAACAGGTTGGTGAGTCAGTACCGCTCGAGCAACTGCTCGAAGAAAATCCTGATGGCACAGAGATCCGGGTGATTGCATGA
- a CDS encoding DNA-directed RNA polymerase subunit K has translation MQQQHHNRYEKARILGARALQVSYGAPVLIETEQSQPILIAAEEYDAGVLPFTVNRGTNQ, from the coding sequence ATGCAACAGCAACACCACAACCGCTACGAGAAAGCACGCATCCTCGGCGCACGGGCGCTGCAGGTCTCCTACGGCGCGCCGGTCCTGATCGAGACGGAGCAATCCCAACCGATCCTGATCGCCGCCGAAGAGTACGATGCCGGCGTCTTGCCGTTTACCGTCAATCGGGGGACAAACCAATGA
- a CDS encoding 30S ribosomal protein S4, with translation MPLGTDTKNYETPNHPYQGERIASEHSLLDRYGLSNKEELWRAQSELRSYRREARDLLGQPQGDETVQRRSEEFLGRLKRVGILDEADELGDILSLEIEDVLERRLQTVVYRKGLANTPQQARQFIIHGHVVVDGQRHQVPSYVVDIDEEDLVAFDETSPLADELHPERAEGQ, from the coding sequence ATGCCACTCGGAACGGACACCAAGAACTACGAGACGCCAAATCACCCATACCAGGGTGAGCGAATCGCCTCCGAGCACTCGCTGCTCGACCGCTACGGCCTCTCCAACAAAGAAGAACTCTGGCGAGCCCAGTCCGAACTTCGCTCCTACCGGCGCGAGGCTCGAGACCTGCTCGGCCAGCCACAGGGCGACGAGACTGTCCAACGGCGCTCCGAGGAGTTCCTCGGTCGACTCAAGCGCGTTGGCATCCTCGACGAAGCAGACGAACTCGGTGACATCCTCTCGCTCGAGATCGAAGACGTTCTCGAGCGCCGACTCCAGACGGTTGTCTACCGCAAGGGCCTCGCAAACACGCCCCAGCAGGCTCGACAGTTCATTATTCACGGGCACGTCGTTGTCGACGGCCAGCGCCACCAGGTGCCATCCTACGTCGTCGACATTGATGAGGAAGATCTCGTCGCGTTCGACGAGACGAGCCCGCTTGCGGACGAACTTCACCCAGAACGAGCGGAGGGACAATAA
- a CDS encoding DNA-directed RNA polymerase subunit N, translating into MMVPVRCFTCGNVVGEHWEEFDERANKGDEDPQEVLDELGVDRFCCRRMLVSHTDLVDVVSPYQ; encoded by the coding sequence ATGATGGTACCGGTTCGGTGTTTCACCTGTGGCAACGTCGTCGGCGAACACTGGGAAGAGTTCGACGAACGAGCGAACAAGGGCGACGAGGACCCGCAGGAAGTACTTGACGAGCTTGGCGTCGACCGCTTTTGCTGTCGGCGCATGCTCGTCAGTCACACTGACCTCGTCGACGTCGTCTCACCGTATCAGTAG
- a CDS encoding DNA-directed RNA polymerase subunit D has protein sequence MSAEYDVEFVERGDREARFLVRGVTPAFANGIRRAMVADVPTMSIDEVRFVENSSVMFDEQLALRLGLVPLTTPPEGEFGDDATITLSIDVEGPNTAYSGDLESSDDLVQPAEQNVPIINLKDGQRLEAEADAVLDHGKSHAKHQGGVAVGYSHLQRVTVGDDLPEFEAQESQIVRGVIEDDGELVSTSEFNHDLSNRYPGKQVTVEDVPNAFVFHVETDGSTTVDELVTRAADSIETRARELEEAVQL, from the coding sequence ATGAGTGCAGAGTACGACGTCGAGTTCGTCGAACGCGGGGATCGTGAGGCACGCTTCCTCGTCCGAGGCGTCACACCCGCCTTCGCCAACGGCATCCGCCGTGCGATGGTCGCAGACGTGCCGACGATGTCGATCGATGAAGTCCGTTTCGTCGAGAACTCGTCGGTTATGTTCGACGAGCAACTTGCACTTCGCCTGGGGCTCGTCCCACTGACGACACCCCCCGAGGGTGAGTTCGGTGACGACGCCACGATCACGCTTTCGATCGACGTCGAAGGCCCGAACACGGCCTACTCGGGCGACCTCGAGTCCAGCGACGACCTCGTCCAGCCCGCCGAGCAGAACGTGCCGATTATCAACCTCAAAGACGGGCAGCGACTCGAGGCCGAAGCCGACGCCGTACTCGACCACGGAAAATCGCACGCCAAACACCAGGGTGGTGTCGCAGTCGGATACAGCCACCTCCAGCGTGTGACGGTCGGGGACGACCTGCCGGAGTTCGAAGCCCAAGAGAGTCAGATCGTTCGCGGCGTCATCGAAGACGACGGCGAACTCGTCTCGACGAGCGAATTCAATCACGACCTCTCGAATCGTTACCCCGGCAAACAGGTAACGGTCGAAGACGTCCCGAACGCATTCGTCTTCCACGTCGAAACCGACGGCTCCACGACAGTCGACGAACTCGTCACGCGAGCCGCCGACTCAATCGAGACGCGCGCACGCGAACTCGAAGAGGCAGTACAGCTATAA
- a CDS encoding 50S ribosomal protein L13, producing the protein MSVNASEFDADIVVDARDCILGRVASEVAQRALDGETIAIVNAEDAIITGDKEDIFDTYRTRIQLGSDRGPYYPKRPDTIFKRAVRGMLPYKKPRGREAFESVRVYVGNPYEGEQDAEVLEGTSLDRLSNIRFVQLGEVSDQLGANVTW; encoded by the coding sequence ATGAGTGTCAACGCATCCGAGTTCGACGCCGACATCGTCGTCGACGCTCGTGACTGCATTCTCGGTCGTGTCGCCAGCGAGGTCGCCCAGCGCGCCCTCGATGGGGAAACGATCGCGATCGTTAACGCTGAAGATGCGATCATCACCGGCGATAAGGAAGACATCTTCGACACCTATCGCACGCGAATCCAACTCGGCTCCGACCGCGGACCGTACTATCCAAAGCGACCGGATACGATCTTCAAGCGTGCTGTTCGCGGGATGCTCCCTTACAAGAAGCCACGCGGTCGCGAGGCATTCGAGAGCGTCCGCGTCTACGTCGGCAACCCATACGAGGGTGAACAGGACGCAGAGGTCCTCGAGGGAACGTCGCTGGATCGACTTTCGAACATCCGCTTCGTCCAGCTGGGCGAAGTGTCCGACCAACTCGGTGCTAACGTCACATGGTAA
- a CDS encoding 30S ribosomal protein S13: protein MSAEEPQEQEDDEDLQYFVRIGQTDLDGTKSVERSLSEMNGIGHRTARLIAQEAGVDRTATFGRLDDDVIDEVVTLVENYADEVPNWLNNRQNDFYTGETTHEIGNDLQLTRQHDINRMKMIDSYRGVRHKRGQKVRGQRTKSTGRTEGTIGVNVEEIREEQAEEAAGDEGDE, encoded by the coding sequence ATGAGCGCGGAAGAACCTCAAGAGCAAGAAGACGACGAAGACCTTCAGTACTTCGTCCGTATCGGTCAAACCGACCTCGACGGGACGAAGTCGGTCGAGCGCTCGCTTTCGGAGATGAACGGCATCGGTCACCGGACCGCCCGACTCATCGCACAGGAAGCGGGTGTTGATCGAACGGCAACGTTCGGTCGACTCGACGACGACGTCATTGATGAGGTCGTGACCCTGGTAGAGAACTACGCCGACGAAGTTCCGAACTGGCTCAACAACCGCCAGAACGACTTCTACACCGGCGAAACAACCCACGAGATCGGGAACGATCTGCAGCTGACTCGTCAGCACGACATCAACCGGATGAAGATGATCGACTCCTACCGAGGCGTTCGCCACAAGCGCGGCCAGAAGGTCCGTGGCCAGCGAACCAAGTCCACCGGTCGTACGGAGGGCACCATCGGAGTCAACGTCGAAGAGATCCGTGAAGAGCAGGCAGAAGAAGCTGCCGGCGACGAGGGTGACGAATAA
- a CDS encoding 30S ribosomal protein S9: MVTNTSGKKKTAVARATVSEGEGRVRVNSQPVELVDPEMARLKMLEPFRIAGDELRDEMDIDVRVEGGGISGQADAVRTAIARGIVQHTNDAELRDAYMEFDRSLLVNDVRQSEPKKWGGPGARARYQKSYR, from the coding sequence ATGGTAACAAACACGAGTGGAAAGAAAAAGACGGCCGTTGCCCGCGCTACCGTCAGCGAGGGCGAGGGTCGTGTGCGAGTTAACTCGCAACCAGTCGAACTGGTCGACCCCGAGATGGCACGGCTCAAGATGCTCGAGCCGTTCCGTATCGCGGGTGACGAACTGCGCGACGAGATGGACATCGATGTCCGTGTCGAAGGTGGCGGTATCAGCGGACAGGCAGACGCTGTCCGAACGGCCATCGCACGTGGAATCGTCCAGCATACGAACGATGCAGAACTTCGCGATGCGTACATGGAGTTCGATCGCTCGCTGCTGGTTAACGACGTTCGCCAGTCCGAACCAAAGAAATGGGGCGGCCCAGGCGCTCGGGCGCGCTACCAGAAGTCCTACCGCTAA
- a CDS encoding 30S ribosomal protein S11 produces the protein MSQDDDKWGIAHVHASFNNTIMTVTDLTGAETIAKSSGGTAVKQNRDEASPYAAMQMAESIAEEVKAAGITGLHVHVRGPGGNLQKSPGPGAQATIRALARSGIEIGRIEDVTPIPHDGSRAPKGKGGY, from the coding sequence ATGAGCCAGGACGACGACAAGTGGGGAATTGCCCACGTGCACGCATCGTTCAACAACACCATCATGACCGTGACGGATCTCACGGGCGCGGAAACGATCGCCAAGTCCTCCGGTGGGACGGCGGTCAAGCAGAACCGCGACGAAGCATCGCCATACGCGGCGATGCAGATGGCTGAGTCCATCGCAGAGGAGGTCAAAGCAGCCGGCATTACGGGCCTGCATGTGCACGTCCGTGGCCCCGGTGGAAACCTGCAGAAATCCCCCGGTCCCGGCGCTCAGGCGACGATTCGTGCGCTTGCACGCTCCGGTATCGAAATCGGGCGCATCGAAGACGTCACGCCGATCCCACACGACGGATCGCGCGCACCCAAAGGCAAGGGCGGCTACTAG